The window tatgaataGATTTGCATTGAGGCAGTCATTTTGAATCACCAAAGACTATCTTAGTAAAGATATTCCCCATCTTTTCAGATTTATCTGCAAAATATTAATTGCGAATAGATTTTAGAATCTGTGGGAGCAGAAGTGCTTGAAATCTGGAATGTTGTCAGAGATGTGGACTGGACCAAATGCCACCCTGGTTCCCTTTTTTGTCTACAAGGTGGCTCCATGTTCTTTAATCATGCTGCTGCCGAGTGCGTGCTGCCCAAATGACCAACAGAAACATTGAAAGGGGTCTTATCTCCTCCCAGCCCCATCTTCCACAATTCGAGCAAtccaaattttgataaaatctctcTAAAACCTAATCGTTCAAAGTCATCGATGGCGCGGAATCGACCGCAGTGACAACGACCAGCACACTTATCGGCCTGTGTGGTGCTCGGCAAATTGCCCGCCCCGACTCATTCGAGCATGTGAAGTGTTTGCGGAAATGCACGACTCAGCAGAAACCAAAGCTGAGGAGGTTTTAGCTGTTCGACTTGTTCAGTATCCAGTTTACTTCCCTCCTCATCTCATGGAGTTTGTCTCCTGGATCGAATTGTGGCATCCAACCGTGGCCGCAGAAAGGATGTGCACAGATTTTTGCCATGCATCTTTAGTCATATCAAATCCAGGCAGCCACTACGTTCTGCTTCGCCCACTGCTTTGTCTGGCTTTGCTCGGAATTTAGATGTGCATTGCAAACGTATACGAGCACATTTAAGACAAGATATCTTGATGAATGATAGATGCACTGGAAAGCTAATCCTTTCTTGCGTGTAGTCCTCTGGGGCTGGTGGACCTGCGTGTTTGCAAAGTGTAGGGCTTCGCCTGCCAGAAGAGGAAATCTATGGAGCCTAGTTCGGTGGCCAACTTGGCTGCATGAAGACAAAGTGTAGTGCTATCAGGCTTGGCATGAATTGACTCTTCAGCTTTGCATGCTGCCAAGCTGCTGCTAGACGACCAGCACTTGCTACATTCGTGGAGCAATCAATCTAATTCGATGATGTCAGATTGAGCCATGGCTCGATCTGTTAAACTAGTCGTGTGCGAGTCAAATTCGATCTCCATTGTTCGACCAAAATTGAATTGCACATGTTTAAGTTAGTTTGACACACTTAAGAGATAAGATGAATTATTTTAGATATATAGCAAATTATAAATTTGCTTGAACAAGATGTTTTACACCTCTGGCTCAATTGGTTAATTAAAGTATTATACCAATGATGCGGTGATAGAAGAAGATCTACTTGATACGGGGTCAACTATCAAGATGAGGgttaaagtcaagatggtcaatatCTAGATGTTAAATGGTCGAACGGGGGACAGTGTTAATGGCCAATCAGGTGGTCAGGTCCCGACCGACGGGAGACATGTCCGAGCAGACCACCAGTCTAGCTCGGAATGACATGTAAAACAGTCGTCGCTCAATGCGAAGCAGCAAGATGCTGAGGGAGGTCGGATGGCTCGTCCGAACTGAGGATGACATGTTACTACACAACCACCGCACGAAGGAGGAACTAAGGTCGACAGAACGGAGTGGTCCCGAtcaagcggctaccccgctcggtcaaGCAGCGGGACCTGGCCGTGGGCAGAGTGGAGTCTCGACGATGTCCTGCTCGATCCAGCAACGGgaccactgtagtatctctcgacatccttttgggagatagtgtcattgacacgaggcatggtcgacaggCGGATCGTATGATGGAAACTTCTACTGTCGCGTTAGGGATATGCATGctctgttaaggtatgatgtcagaggtactttcctgataAGGTCCTTTTATGGGACATCTGGGAGAGCGTGCCCATGCCTCGAGAAGCACGCACTATGCCCACCAGgactctatataaaggagggtccatCATCGACAGAGGTATGAGTGGTCTACTGTTTACGCATAGTGCTACCATTGCTCCGCTTCTTCTCATtttctggtgactgacttgagcatcggagaccaacgccgaggaccccttccctgactcgACACTGACGTTATTTGTATTGCAAGGCGAAACGAGGTCCATAGCCGGTCAACGAACCCGTCGCCTCCCCAATTTTCCAACTTCATGCTTTCGAAGAGGATCAACCAACAACCAAATTTTATCTCATTAGATAGAGTTGACTGTATAGATTCTTTCATGTCATTAAATTTTATCTTCTACtacatcatcatctatacttaaataaattttaatttttttattatttattttacgtataaatatcaaagtaaatagataaataaatagtATTTCAATTTTGCTTTGCTAATTAAAATTTACTCCAAACTAACTATAAATAGTTCCTCATCGGCTCAATTGGAGGAAGACCGCAGCGACGCGCTTTCAATTCTCGAATGGAAAGCGCCGCCACGAGCTGGGTTAGAGGGCGGCGACTTGGGATCGGCGCCCACGCCGTCGTACACCTCGCCGTCGATAACTCCACTGGCCATGTCTTCGCTGTCAAGTCCGTCGGCTTAACCTCCTCCCCCCTTGCCTCCCTCCTCTCTCTCGAGAACGAGATTCAAATCCTCAAGTCCCTCCGCTCTCCTTACGTCGTCTCCTACCTCGGCGACGACACCGTCGGGGGGCGCCGCGACCTCCACCTCGAGTTCATGCCTAGCGGCACGGCGGCGGACGCGGCCATGGGCGACGAGCTCCGCGTGCGCGCGTACGCCCGGTGCGTGGCGCACGCGCTGCGGTACCTCCACGACGTCGCCGGCGTGGTGCACTGCGACGTCAAGGGAAGGAATGTGCTGCTGCACGAAGGCGGAGGCGGCCCGGTGGCCAAGCTCGCGGACTTCGGCGTGGCGGTGAGACTCGCCGCCGCTTCCGGCGGTTGGGTGCGCGGCGGGACGCCGTTGTGGATGGCGCCGGAGGTGGCGAGGGGGGAGCGCCCGACGCCGGCGGCCGACGTATGGTCTCTCGGGTGCACAGTCATAGAGATGGCTACGGGGGGAGCGTCCCCGTGGCCAGATTTAGCCGGCGAAGACGCCGTCGGAGCGATGCTCCGGATCGGCTACGGCGAGGGAACGCCGGAATTGCCGGCGCAACT is drawn from Zingiber officinale cultivar Zhangliang chromosome 1B, Zo_v1.1, whole genome shotgun sequence and contains these coding sequences:
- the LOC122051234 gene encoding mitogen-activated protein kinase kinase kinase 18-like; translated protein: MESAATSWVRGRRLGIGAHAVVHLAVDNSTGHVFAVKSVGLTSSPLASLLSLENEIQILKSLRSPYVVSYLGDDTVGGRRDLHLEFMPSGTAADAAMGDELRVRAYARCVAHALRYLHDVAGVVHCDVKGRNVLLHEGGGGPVAKLADFGVAVRLAAASGGWVRGGTPLWMAPEVARGERPTPAADVWSLGCTVIEMATGGASPWPDLAGEDAVGAMLRIGYGEGTPELPAQLSEVGRDFIAKCLNRDARERWTAEQLLSHPFLAKQSTETEPSPRGVLEWTNNDDDDAIKEFESIAHNHEEEGGEIIAGARERLRELASGGGDLSWWPAGWELVRGAEAEEGEEENRQQRCSVSCCRCNGCNLFQSCCWWCWHSDLIFGVYHLLSHLLMIINIILHSLDLNYLP